One window of Ziziphus jujuba cultivar Dongzao chromosome 5, ASM3175591v1 genomic DNA carries:
- the LOC107420996 gene encoding probable eukaryotic translation initiation factor 5-1: MALQNIGASNRDDAFYRYKMPKMITKIEGRGNGIKTNVVNMVEIAKALARPASYTTKYFGCELGAQSKFDEKTGTALVNGAHDTAKLAALLENFIKKYVQCYGCGNPETEIIITKTQMITLKCAACGFISDVDMRDKLTSFILKNPPEQKKSSKDKKAMRRAEKERLKEGEAADEELKKLKKEAIKKKGASGSSKSSVKKKSNGSDEDHSPSHSQIDENDHAANDDEDDVQWQTDTSLEAAQKRIQEQLNAVTSEMVMLSTHEDKQKSSKKSPEHEKKSEINGHENGALDSNQGKLVGEIKECLKKGSSISQFKSFVGSLSGTSQEIMNALFEALFDGVGKGFAKEVAKKKNYLEAVAREGESQMLLLHAIEYFSAKASPEAVKEVPLVLKALYDCDLLEEEFIMEWYNQGSVGSNKSSQIWKSVKPFIEWLQSAESESE, encoded by the coding sequence AACATAGGTGCTTCAAACCGTGATGATGCCTTCTACAGGTATAAAATGCCTAAAATGATTACCAAGATTGAAGGCAGAGGAAATGGCATCAAAACTAACGTAGTCAACATGGTGGAGATTGCAAAGGCCTTAGCTAGACCTGCTTCCTACACTACAAAATATTTTGGCTGTGAGCTTGGAGCCCAATCCAAATTTGATGAGAAGACTGGAACTGCCCTTGTGAATGGGGCTCATGACACTGCAAAGCTTGCTGCGCTTCTTGAAAACTTTATCAAGAAATATGTCCAGTGCTATGGCTGTGGGAATCCTGAAACTGAGATTATTATCACCAAGACACAGATGATCACCCTTAAATGTGCGGCTTGTGGTTTTATTTCAGATGTTGATATGAGGGACAAGCTTACGTCTTTTATTCTTAAGAATCCTCCTGAGCAGAAAAAGAGTTCAAAAGACAAGAAGGCGATGAGGAGAGCTGAGAAGGAGAGGCTCAAGGAGGGTGAAGCTGCAGATGAGGAACTGAAGAAGCTGAAGAAGGAAGCTATAAAGAAGAAGGGTGCTTCAGGCAGTTCAAAATCATCAGTTAAGAAGAAAAGCAATGGTTCTGATGAGGATCACTCCCCTTCTCACAGTCAAATAGATGAAAACGACCATGCGGCTaatgatgatgaggatgatgttCAATGGCAGACAGACACATCCCTGGAAGCGGCTCAGAAGCGTATCCAGGAGCAGTTAAATGCTGTTACTTCTGAAATGGTCATGCTTTCTACCCATGAAGACAAGCAGAAGTCATCGAAGAAATCTCCAGAACATGAAAAGAAATCTGAGATTAATGGGCATGAAAACGGTGCTCTTGATTCCAACCAGGGAAAGCTTGTTGGTGAGATAAAGGAATGTTTGAAGAAGGGATCTTCGATAAGTCAGTTCAAGTCCTTTGTGGGTTCACTCTCCGGGACCTCCCAGGAAATCATGAATGCCCTATTTGAAGCTCTTTTTGATGGTGTTGGTAAGGGATTTGCGAAAGAGGTGGCCAAAAAGAAGAATTATCTAGAAGCAGTTGCTCGAGAGGGTGAATCTCAGATGCTTCTGTTGCATGCTATTGAGTACTTCTCTGCAAAAGCAAGCCCTGAGGCTGTGAAGGAGGTGCCATTGGTTCTGAAAGCACTATATGACTGTGACTTGTTGGAGGAGGAATTTATAATGGAGTGGTATAATCAGGGCTCGGTTGGCAGCAATAAAAGCTCCCAGATTTGGAAGAGTGTCAAGCCCTTCATAGAGTGGCTCCAGAGTGCGGAGTCTGAATCAGAGTAA